The Sulfurimonas sp. genome contains a region encoding:
- a CDS encoding ComF family protein, with protein sequence MRCLLCESLSLSHICRNCQNTFLTPSIYKRKILKDIEVISFYKYNDIKNLLHTKHTDLGYYIYTILAKNSFKKFAAEFDYGHTVASVAIDDMVQDAYSHTAILNKALKSRYIKPEFNKLRAKNRVTYSGKSREFRMLNPRDFEVKNIKAKELILVDDIVTTGLTFTQAIGTLQKNSHNVIFCLSLADASIK encoded by the coding sequence ATGAGATGTTTGCTTTGTGAGAGCCTGTCACTCTCACATATCTGCCGCAACTGCCAAAACACATTTCTAACTCCCTCTATCTACAAAAGAAAAATCCTTAAGGACATTGAAGTCATCTCTTTTTACAAATATAACGACATAAAAAATCTGCTTCATACCAAACATACCGATTTGGGGTATTATATCTACACTATTTTGGCGAAAAACTCATTTAAAAAATTTGCTGCCGAATTCGACTATGGGCATACGGTTGCTTCCGTTGCGATTGACGACATGGTGCAAGATGCTTACTCGCATACGGCAATCCTCAACAAAGCACTCAAGAGCAGATACATAAAACCGGAGTTCAACAAACTAAGAGCAAAAAACAGAGTGACTTACTCCGGAAAAAGCAGAGAGTTTAGGATGTTAAATCCAAGGGATTTTGAAGTAAAAAATATCAAAGCAAAAGAGCTGATTTTAGTCGATGACATAGTTACTACGGGTTTGACTTTTACTCAAGCGATTGGGACTCTGCAAAAAAACAGTCATAATGTTATTTTTTGTCTATCTTTAGCCGATGCAAGTATAAAATAA